The Oxyura jamaicensis isolate SHBP4307 breed ruddy duck chromosome 9, BPBGC_Ojam_1.0, whole genome shotgun sequence genome includes the window AGATAGGTAATAACATTTCTTAATTTGTTACTCTTTTTTAGGAGATCATTCAAAAATAAGCCTAAacaccagaaatgtttttgttgaatGTACAGGCACAGATATGACAAAGGTAAATTAATCTTTTCTACTTTTGAGATGCTGTAACATCATTGTTTTCCCTTTGGGTAATAGTGCTCCAGTACAAAGGCCTGCAGTAGACAGGCATTTACAGAGCAGACGTCCCATTTCAAAGGGGCAGGATGCGTTGTGGGACTACATGGAATTCCCTCAAGAGGGTTTTAGACATGCTTTGTGGACAATATTGTGTTTTCAGTGggctttgtttttacagtgtCTTTATGATGACAGTATGTGTTCAGTTTGTACTAGAAAATATAAGTAAACTaggtttagttttgtttttgagcaCTTTTTCTAAGTCTGAAAGgctttaaaaagaggaaagttCATTAAGACTGCTTACTTCGATGGAATACTCTTTGTAAAAAATCATTTAGTCTCCAACCTAAAATTTGGGCTGAGGGACGGAGAAGACTTTTTCTTCTTAGTTATCTTTTTCAAGCAGGGATGCTGTGCAAATAATTGTCAAATGGAAGTCCTTCCATATGCAAATTCTGTAACTCAAAGCTGAAGCATGAAAGCCCAGCGGTTATAATTGCCTATTCTTGAATATAGGTTGTGCATTCATTGATAGTTTCCCTAAAATGTGTACATTGatgcttaaaagcaaaaaatgcttttaatttacCGAGCTACACAATGATGTGTTATTGATGCAAATTTGCATATTGGGGAATGGCTTCTGagcaaactaaaaaataaatacttatttctgctgcttactttgatagtaaaaaaatacatgaagaaaattatactGTGAGGTatcaaaaaacaacatttgTAGATTGAGAAGTTGAGCTGAATCTCATGGTTATGTTCTATTATACTAATGTCTTAAAATATCAACTATTCACTGAAAAATTTTGCAAGTGAAACTaatttaacaatattttcttaaacaatgCACAATCCTCCAGCCTCTGCATTCTTCTCACTTGAACTTGAGTGAAGTAACTAAGTAAAATAAAGGTTTGAAATATGCAATTCCAGCTGGTAATAAAGATCTCTGTGTATCTTCAGAACAGTTTAACAAAAATGTACAAGTGCTTTAGAGCCTTGAAGAGCAAAGATTTCTATTTCTCTAGCTTTTTGTGTAAACATCtttgcagcagaaacaaagcGTTTCTTAAAATTTGGTCTGGTATTTTAGACTGCTAGGATTTGGGATTCTAAGTTACTAAACAGTGTAGAATTAACAgaacataagattttttttttccttttttattatacCTAGTCTTCAGTAGACGTAGAGGACAGATTTCAATGTGATTATCATCTTTATTTTGTAGGCAAAAATTGTTCTCGATACTATAGTCACGATGTTTAGTGAATATTGTGAGAAGCCATTCACGTGAGTATAAATCTCTAGTCAGACATTACGTTTGggccacattttaaaaaaacatttttagttctgtttttctgtctctcacaGTGTTGAAGCAGTAGAAGTAATTCTTCCTAATGGGAAGACCCACATCTATCCGGTAAGCATGGTGAGACGGTATCTTGCTATCCTCTGggaaaggattttatttacGTGAAGTATAAGGGTGATATTATCAATATTATCATCTTTTCTGTAGAGGTAACGAGTGAGTCAGGGCCTTCTCTAACatgcccctcccccccccccccccccccaaaaaaaaaaaaaaagaacacagtgcctcagtttccccttaTGTTGAAAACTCATTCTGATGCTCCACTAATTTATGATGAGGTTAAAATAGTCTCACAGTTTGATACTCAAGAAAGAAGGCTAGGCTTTAAAGCTACGTCTGGTAACCACTACTGTGGGTTTACAGTTTATGGGATACAGACATTTTGAGAAACAAGCAGAGATTGCAATCAAATGTCATAATCTGTGTCTAAAGCCTTTAAAACCTACCTGTTCCatatcaggaaaaaaggaatgcaGAAAGAGGTCCTTCAGGCTGAAGCCAGTGGGCAGCTGAAATCAGCCTCAGCATAACTTATTATCAGATCAGGAAGCTTTAATACCTATGAGCTAAAATAACCTCTTAACACTGGATTTTTCAGTCCTTCATTTTACAGACTCCAACTATATAAAGGTCTGTTAGGCAATATGTTGACTACAAGCCCAGGTTTGCCTGAATTAGGGGTGCCCAGTATATCTCTGTGCAGTAACAGTCTTTTTAGGAGAACAAAAAAGCATAAGGAGAGCAATCCCTGCTGTTTCCTGGAAGTGACTGAAGACAGAGATCTGGTTGAGTTCATAACATTAGATGTATGAAGCAAGTACAAAttaatgagagagaaagaaacctTTTTGTCATTGAGACTTTTTCTAGTCATATCTTAGCTCTTTCTTTTAACAATGGTAACTGCAGTCTTCAGAGGAAAGACCTAGAATCTAGGAGTAACATCCAGCAAAACAAATCACTGTACTAGGCAATGCAATTTCCCTacataaaatagagaaaaaaaaaaatcacagagttCTAGATGCTAAGGTTTTTATGGATTTGTTTATCTGGAAGTTTAGAAACACTTTACATACACAATAGCTTTCTATAGATACGTTACAAACTTCCTAGGTTAAATAATGGTAAACATTTCTGTGCCAATACAGAGGTAAcaagttttccttccttttcctccaaaAAGTCATTTGATCTGTACTAGACTACACAGTCTCATGCATGACCACTCACTGCTTTAGGGCTTTGACTTAAGATGAACCGGTGACTGGAAACTTTCACAAACTCTGTTACTTTCATTTATCTGAAATTATCAGAAGTTTCGGTAACAGTGATTTCATGCTGCATTCAAACTCCTAGCCTAACTGAGAACAGCTTTTGCATCATGTActgtaatattattttcaagaatCATGTTATCATAAAATACTGACGTCAACGTAATATTCCACACCTGTCTTCTGTGGATGACATTTGAGTATCACAGTTAGAAGAAACTAGATTAGCAAGATGTCAAAACTGAATCCTTTTAGAGGTAGCAAGGGTTGTGTATGCTGAAaagctttccctttctttttaggAACTGGCTTACCGAAAAGAGAAGGTGAAACCTGACCTCATTAACAAGAAGATAGGAATCAGGTGTGTTActgcaaataaaagctttttttatttaagcattAATCATGCAAAAGGTACTTAAACACTGATTactcattgttttaaaaatgtttacacCATGATTTTGAATCTATGAAAAAATTCTGGGGTTAACTTTGGTAATTAGATCAACTCTGTAGGAATTGCTTCGCTGTTTTCAAAAAAGGGGAATGGTTCTTCATGGCCTCACCCAACTGttaagaagtaaaggaaaatgaCTGTCTTGGAGTCAGAATCTGAGCTGGTTTTATTGGAATGCTGAGTTTACGTACGGTCTGTAAAGCACTTAGAGATTATTCAGGAAATAAGGCAACATAGCAGAAACACTGATTGCTTTAAAAAGTATAGTGTAAGATCGGTAAATTACTactctcttgttttgtttcagtgaaacTCCATCAAGCCTTGCAAAGCTGCTGACTAGGATGTGTTTGAAGTCACACGTCATAGGGAATGGGAACAATATAGAGATTGAAATCCCTCCTACCCGAGCGGACATTATCCATGCATGTGATATCGTAGAAGATGCAGCAATAGCTTATGGTTATAACAACATTCAGATGACTATTCCGAAAACGTACACCATAGCTAATCAAGTAAGATTGCCCCTTCAAATAAGCGCTCTGTTGTCAGTAAATGACTAGTGCATGCCAGAAGGGCTTTGGGGAAAACAGAACCtaggaattaaatattttgacatgCTTTGCCTTGAGAAGTATTTACCATGGATAGGATACAAAACAGATGCCCCACTGATTTGAATAAGTCCAAGACCAGTGGTCGTTGGTACTTGAAAAAAGACAGGGTTTAAGCAGGGAGCCCATATTAAATCTCTAATTGGGAGATTCATTTCCTCAGGCAAGCCTAAAGGCAGCTGGCTgatgctttcaaaaatgttaagCACACAAGCAGAGTACCTCCCCAGTGAATTCACCATAATGTGCCAGGCAGAATCACCTCGGGAAAGAACAGAAGAGTGTTTTTAGATGGAAGTgaaacactgttttttgtttcattttagctCCCCCTCAATAAGCTCACAGAACTTCTGAGACTGGACTTGGCGGCTGCTGGATTCACTGAAGCACTCACTTTTGCCCTGGTATATTGTAttgatttaacattttcttactTGCATGTTTGAAAGGCAATGCACAAAAACTGTAGAGGGCAGTTGAGACTATGCTGTTGTATAAATGTACCAGTattatttcttactgttttaAGCAGGTGACTGCTTACTAGTGCTTTGGAATTATAGTGTAGTATTTTGTGAGTTTGTAAGTCAGAGAAATTGAGTAAGTCACTGCTAATGTGGCATGCAATTCTACGTATAAAGGCAAAAATAGTTGCTAAAGTACTGCTTTTAGTTTAACTTGACAGTATGAAATTGTAAGACAGCAACTCTCTTTAGAGATTTTGATCCCCCAATGTGAAATTCATCATAGCTTGATAATCTGGAAAACAATTTATCAAAACTTAGTAATTTCTGGTGGATATTACTGCAGTTCAGAGATGGCACTTTCTATTTGTCTCTTCCCACTACTGTCACCTGCCCATGATTCCTTGGATTAGATACCAAGTTGATATATAATTATTCAGTCAGAGTTTATTTTAAGAATCCCTGTAGGCGCTATATAATGCAGACTAAGGAATCGCAAGTGAAGTTTTGATAACGTACTCAAAGATTTTAAGATACGGTGATGCAGGCTCCTAAAACATTTGCATGCATTTGAAAAGCTTAGGCATTGCAACTGAGGTTGGTAATCCAAATGGATCACATAAAATTTTAACACCTTCACATTTTATGGagcttaaaatgcaaaatttgcaGTTACTCTAAAgcctgaaaaatgtatttcagttttaatattttattactcGTTAAACGTTACTCATTTAAGAAATAAGTCAATAATAACTGATGTTACTTCGTGTAGTGCTACTATTTGACTAAGATTACCTATGGTAGTAACATCTTGGGGAACTACAGTGTAAAACATGGTCAAACTCTTATAATTCACAGCATAAGCAAAAGTCTCCATataattccttttttgtttcagcaTTGAATACTAAGTATGCTCAAAAACGTTGAGTATATTTTATTGCTACATTAGAGAACATTTATGAACTGCCACAGCAGAAGATCAGGCAGTGTATTATTTTATCACATTACATATTGTATTTTTGCTATGGCACGCTTATGCTACAACATTCTGTAACCCTGTGCTGCTGTATGACAAGCACTGCTTCCATATTTGTGAATGTAATCCTAGTTTTGGTTTGAGCCCTGAATTATCACTCCTACAGAGTAACATTGCTTTCTGTGGGGGCTTCGAATTTAGCCAAAATGCACTTAGTTGCATCATAGTAACATACTGTAGTTTAGATACACCTAAGGTCAGCGTTcatttaagattttcttttttagtcaATAATCTACTCTTTCAGATGTTATCATCTGCTCGTTTTCCTCACATTTAGACTATCAACACGCTTCTCGGAATGCTGCCAGGCAAAGGGAGACTGCAGTATACTGGCAAATCCTCAATTACATGCCTAGTCTGCCGTTGGTTTCTTTATGCATTAATAAAGctataaattctgaaaatttgCAGTGTGGATCTTATCAGTCGCATCTGTTGCTGTATGTGCACAGACACTGAGCCTGATAAAGTGCATGTGTATCGCTTTACTGATCGGCTTAAAACTACACCTGGAGAATATGGACTTGAAAAATATTCcagctcagaaaaacaaaaacagagctaTGAGAATCTTACATAGCTATGAAAATTGAAGACTTAGACATatgaccctttttttttttgagatagtACTTTCCGTCAGTAGCCCCAAAgggattgttttctttgtgagaAAGCTTGGGTGCCATTCCTGTACTATTTTCTGAATaaggtattttttccactgcaggTCAGCCTCTGACAGCAAATTATGACAGGAGCTTAAATAAACACTACTTTTTTTAACTAGCTTTATTTTGGTTAGTAATTAACATTTGTAGATAAACCAGTTTGCCTACCTTGTCTCAGACTGGGCCTCAATTTGTATTATAAGAGGGTGTTGTACATGAGGGCCTCAGCGCAACAGCTATGCTTGTGTTGTTCATCATAGGTGTCAAGTTTTGTCATGGGCTCACTGTCTGTTTTAACTATTTGACcttggtttttttctttcatctctcagTGTTCTCAAGAAGACATTGCGGATAAACTTGGCACAGACATCTCTACAACAAAAGCAGTACACATAGCAAACCCCAAAACTGCAGAATTTCAGGTGAAGTAACTTAATTCAGGTCAAGTTTGGAAGCAACAGTGTCACAGATTCTATGTattaagaggaaagaaaggaactaacagaaaacaatttacagAGCTATGGAGCTACTTTTTCTTGCAAAGAGGATGTGGGTATTTATGCACTAACCTTGCTAGCAGTCATCTTCTCTTACGCCTTCACTAAGAAATAACTTAGTGTGAAACACCATTAGGTTTTCAGTGAAGTAAAATACCATATTCAGTACGATGGCAGGTAGCACAACTGAGCTATCTTATTACAGAAAATTCCACCCAGATTATTGATCAACACCTGCATTTAGAAAAGCTAGTTAagtataaatagaaatattggAGCTGCAGTTACCTTCTGAGCTCTGAATTgggaaggttgttttttttcaaagtagcTGTTATCacacttacttttttttctggatatgtgtgtgtgtgtgtgtgtgtatatatagtaGAGCTTCTTTTTTGAATCTGAAATTTATCAGTGATGTGAATACATGAATATTTGATTGGGAAGATGGACCTCAGGTTAATTTTGAAAGCATCTGTTTATCTTTGAAATCTGCTCCAGAGTCAAATAAGCAGGGGATTTTTACTACTGTATTTATCATcatacttgttttatttcaaataattatcCAAATATGGTAACTGTCAGTGATACTCTGGTAacattccttctgcttttccttggtGATCCTGAGAGGATCCATCTGAACAGAGGCAAACAAACGCATTTATCTGTACCTGAGGTCATCATGAGAAATTATCTTTTTGTCAGGGGAGATGAGTCAGCACTTACAAGTAGTGACAGTTCAGGAAGTGTTTTGCTGTCAGACAcacagtctgattttttgggttgacctttggggacccaggaattggactcgatgatctctgtgggtcccttccaactcgggatattctatgatttggCTTATAGGGAAAGTGACTAGACATTATGagatctgtaaaataaatggaaaacatttttgaggCATATTTTGTTTCTAACCTAAGAAATACAAAGGTAAACACTTTATAGAAAGGCTTAGGGTTTCAGTAAACTGAGGTATCTTCCTCCCAAGAGCTCTGGTGAGTCTGATTTCTCTGAATATCAGAGATACCTTTCCAGGTCTTTCCTCTAATGGTAAAAACATGCTTCTGCTGTAAAAAACATTCTAATTAAGGAACGTAATTTTGGGGTAACttcatgtattttctgttctacTTGCTACCGCAACTAAACAGTCCTATAAAGCCACAGCCATAAGGTGTTTAGACTATTATCACCTGTTTGTATATATCATTTTGCATGGTAATTACAACTGCTCAATACAGAACGCACCACAAACATAAAAGGCACTGACCAAGAACAAAAACAGCTCACGCATACGGTCTTCCAGGCTATACCGTACAAAGAACATACAGAGAAtgtacattttcagttttaataattctaaaacaaagatgatgaagCATGAGAGATTAGTACAGTATTTGCACCTGACTACTGAATTCTGGCAAAACATTAAGAAACGTAGCATGAGCTATTTTTGCTATGTATTTCACTTGCAGCATCCGTGTTTGTCCTGCAGGTGGCACGTACTACCCTCCTTCCTGGGCTACTGAAAACTATTGCTGCTAACCGAAAGATGCCCTTGCCTTTAAAGCTCTTTGAGATTTCCGACATTGTAGTAAAAGATCCTAGTAAAGGTAAGAAAAACTTCCTCAGCATTTGGAACTCTTAAACTTCTTCTTTGAAAGGATTGTAGCCCAGGTTAGTTTCAGAAGCTTTCTGAGAAACTGGTTAAGGTTACCGTTGTACGAGTTTGGGAAAAATTAGGAATTTCCAGCAGAATGATACCTATGAGAGTAGAtccagctttttaaagaaaaagaatgactAAGAACTGCAGGGTCAGCTTGACCTGGACCCCAAGTAAGTTCCCAGATGGCAGCACTGGGTTTGTCTGCAACACTGTTCTACTGGTACAACACCCAGAGGAACAGAAGGGGGATTGATTTGACATAATCAGTTACAGTCCCGAGACCTTATTCGTTATGGCTGTATTGCATCTTTCCTAGCAATGCTGTTTACTCCAATAGCCAGTGGTCAGGTACACACTGCAGCTACTGGAGGACTTCGTGTCCAGGGACTGCAAgggggctgctccagctggtAGCCCTGACTGACTGCTTCCACTGTCAGGGAGCCCAGCTGTGCATACCAGGATAAACTCAAGGCAATTTTACACCAAAAAGAACCTGCTCTAAACATATCTAAGGTATGTTGCTATTGGAGTACTAGAGCCTGCTTTTAAACTGCTGCAGTCTCAAAGAAGTGCAGTGTTGCCAGTTGAAAAGCAAAACGTCTTGAGTCAGGGAATGGCAGGTTATATTTGCAGACTGATTCTAATCTGGAGAACTATAGCTCAAAACCATGGGTGTCAGTGCAGTTATCTTACCAACCAATTATCTTatccaaccttaatgattctgtggtCTATCTTAACATGAATCCCCTTTCCATCACCTTGAAACAGGATTGCTAGTAGTTGTTCCCTAAACTTGTGTGCTGGAATATTGACAACCAATACAAAGAACCGGATTTGTAGCACGCACACTGGGTAAAGAACAGAGCAAGTCTttgtataaaaatgtataaataaacaaaaagcccaACAGTATAAAATTTCCCCACTCGTGCATAAAAAGATTTTCcttatctttccttttcatccaACTATGCTAAGAAAGCATGGCTGCCTTTGAACTGCTCTGTAACGTTAATTATTTACATGAAACAGCAAAGGCAGCTAGATCACTTTTCAAAAGCTTCAGTGAAAGCCTTCCTGTGCGATGGGGCCTCTGTGCACTGATTTCACTGTACAGTATCAAAATTTCAGACTATCTTTATCAGGAAGAATGTaccaaagtaaaatgaaatataaaaatggatttttaaaataataaccatttttctaaagaaatgtaCCGATTCCTTTTTATCTGGTATACCATAACCATGGTATACCAAGGGAAAAAGAGTGCACAGCTACAGTTCTTGGGAGTACGTGCTTGTACAGTAAGTCACAACTTGGGATGAAATTTTGCCTGTCAGCGGAAAAGGCTGACATTACTTtaaattcagcagcagaaacggttttgttgtttcattaTCTGGTTTCAGATTTTAGCAGTTGTGTTTAAGGTATCTGGGATCTGCAAAACAAAGGTTTATATAAGGCATAAACAGAATGGCAAGTAAATTGCTTTGGTGATGAATTTAATTtgcagattactttttttttaaaaaaaaaaaaaagggaaaaaagccttGCCAAGCTAAACAAGCAGTTTTAGGAAAAcatgtaccttttttttttagttaaatacaaacattttggTGCTGCAGTTCATTCCTTGTTGGGGGGCATAAGTTAGCTGAAGTGCCAAAAACTTGGTACAGATGGCAGAATAGCATTAGCATTCCTCAGAACCAAGAGTGGGGCTATTTATCTTGGAATAAGGAGCATGTTTATCCTGGCTTTATAAAATTTGCAAGTTAAAttgattacttttattttgttcatgttAATTGCAGCTCTTGAAAGCTTTCATTTATGTGGATGGCTGCTTCACAATTTTGTAGCGTACTTCATTTTGTTGGGAATCGCTGCAACATGTAAGAAACACTTCTGAGGCCGCAGCTTTGTACCCTGTGCTCCTAGGCAGCCCGCTCATGGGCTGAGAACTTGCAGGCTGCGAACAATatctaaaattgttttaatggaGTCTGTAGAATGACTACTGTTTTTCCCaaactttgaaaattaaacttgCCTAATGAATAGTttgaaagggaaggggagaaagaaataaCTGGTAACTGCAAACGCTGAAAAATGTGGGATTGTCCTCTCACATATGGAATGAGATTTCCTGCAGAAGGCTTATGTCATCAGACtgactaatttaattttattatttcatgatTTTGGCATGCAGAATTTCCAATTAATAATGTAAGAAGTATGAGTCAAAAGTGTACTGACATTAACTGCATTTGAAATGGCATCTTGTAGTCATTCATGTGTGAATGAACCTAGCTTTTAAACACtggtttttaataaaatgcctACTTACACAGAACCCACGCTTACCAAGGTGAACAGAACTTATTTCTCTTCAGACATATCTGGCAGAAAGTCTTGACATACTAAATTAGCAAAATGTGTGCCAGATTTAATATAACTAAATGGAACCAAATCTGAGCAGAGATGTTTCTTCTCAAGGCAAGAGGAAATGTGCTGATTTTGAGAAAGTTACATAGCATTTGTGCAGTTAACTTGTAACCCTAGAATAGTCACTTCCAGTAGGAGTTATTCTGCTTCAGTGCATAAATGCTTACCTTACACCGCTACCCCTAACAGTGAATACCTTTTCTTGCTCATcacaatgaaagaaatgaatccATCATAAAATCACCTCTGATTAGTGATCTTGTGGAACCCGGCAAGCTTATGGTagcatatttttaacataatttacATCATTTGAGAAGAGCTGATGCCATAGTTTGGAGAATTTTTCCAAACTCTGCACGGAAGTGCTAGTTACAAGCAGAAAATAGCTGTGGATTTTCGTGAAGCTGTGATACAAGTTTAAATGAGCAGGTCCCCCTTTCTGATTAAGTTACTTTTCTGAAGCATCCCTAACGTGGAAGGGGGCAGCATACAGCACCGCTTTATCTTCCTCTGCACTCTTTGGCTCACGTATTCCTAACCAGCTGTCCATCCTTTGGACTGTTTTTCAGCAGCATCTCAAGGAAGTGCTTTGAAgtctcagaaatatatatatatatatatatatatatataattcaggTTGACATACTTGGCAGgccaatttaaaaaatagaattgcTTCATGGCATGACACAAGAGATCTCTTAAGTGAGTTACAAGGAACCAAAGCATTTCTAACATCCGCCAGCTTTTACATACAGTTCCTAatactttttcctctcctaTTGTCTGCAGTGAATGAACTTCTTGTGTTGTAGCGTAACTGGAAAGGAGTAAGTTCTATAACACAGCTTTTTGGAATGCTTCAAAACGCATCCTTTACTTTACCAAAGATCTTCACAGTTGGGTTGAAATCATGAGATAGAAGAGTTGTTgtatgcatttctttctgatgCTTTAGTTAAGAATAGTGATCTGAAGACACCACCGCCTCTGAACAGTAACGAAATGAAGTTCAGATAGTTGTCACGTTCCACGAGCGTAACGATCGGAGAAAAGTGAAACCATGCTACTGAGTATCTAGCCCAGAAAGCTTGCTTTCCTAGGAACAAATGAAGACTTGAGGAAGGGGAgaacactttcttcttttccattggACAACACAACATGAAAATAGATCAGCCACCATTGGTGACTGCGGATTGGTGACTGTGGATTACTGACTGGCATCTTATTAGAGCCAGGAAACAGACACAATGATGCGACTGAACAGCCAGCTTGCTACGAGAACAAGAGTCAGATGTTGTGTTTATTGACGTCTTCTCTGCAACCTTTACTTTTCTGTGTTGCTATTGTAATATAAAACTTCAGGATTGAATTCTCCATCATTACTTAATACTGCAAGTTATAATAATGGCAGGAAAGGTTTCCCAAGTGACAAAACGCAGAATTACTGGCACAGTAAGTCCAGCTTTCAGTGACTGTCAAGAAAACTTAAGGCTATATTGCCAGGTTGCTGCTCTAGAAGTTTGAAATGACTTTTGGCTCATAAAGGCTGTGCTTT containing:
- the FARSB gene encoding phenylalanine--tRNA ligase beta subunit isoform X3, whose product is MPTVSVRRELLFQALGRSYTDEEFDELCFEFGLELDDITSEKDIISKEKGEGKAEGASDTVLYKIDVPANRYDLLCLEGLVRGLQVFKERINLPRYEKIIPAKGEGQRLIITEETAKVRPHAVAAVLRNITFTKDRYDSFIDLQEKLHQNICRRRALVAIGTHDLDTIAGPFTFTAKAPSEIKFKPLNQSQEYTAPQMMDLYRTDSHLRHYLHLIENKPLYPVIYDSNGVVLSMPPIINGDHSKISLNTRNVFVECTGTDMTKAKIVLDTIVTMFSEYCEKPFTVEAVEVILPNGKTHIYPELAYRKEKVKPDLINKKIGISETPSSLAKLLTRMCLKSHVIGNGNNIEIEIPPTRADIIHACDIVEDAAIAYGYNNIQMTIPKTYTIANQLPLNKLTELLRLDLAAAGFTEALTFALCSQEDIADKLGTDISTTKAVHIANPKTAEFQVARTTLLPGLLKTIAANRKMPLPLKLFEISDIVVKDPSKALESFHLCGWLLHNFVAYFILLGIAATCKKHF